The Theileria orientalis strain Shintoku DNA, chromosome 3, complete genome genome window below encodes:
- a CDS encoding signal peptidase, with protein MDSLKEELYKTRNEFRIFKRRPLESFEYLLSVTSMLFVALMFWKLTMLVTGTDSPVVVVLSGSMEPAFYRGDILFLMKKKEVNSGDIVVFRLEGREIPIVHRALTLHEGEDTLSLLTKGDNNRIHDRSLYPKNKNWLNEKDVIGTVLMKIPKVGILSIYLNEYPALKHAIVGFAVILMLSGKG; from the exons ATGGACAGTTTGAAAGAGgaattatataaaactCGAAATGAGTTTCGGATTTTTAAAAGAAGGCCCTTGGAATCCTTCGAATATCTGCTTTCAGTCACCTCGATGCTTTTTGTGGCACTTATGTTCTGGAAATTGACGATGCTGGTAACCG GCACGGATTCGCCAGTGGTCGTGGTCCTGAGCGGAAGCATGGAGCCCGCGTTCTACAGAGGAGACATACTGTTcctgatgaagaagaaagaagTAAACTCGGGAGACATCGTGGTGTTTAGGCTGGAGGGAAGGGAAATACCAATAGTGCACAGAGCGCTGACCCTGCACGAAGGAGAGGACACACTCAGCCTGCTCACCAAGGGCGACAACAACAGAATCCACGACAGGTCGCTGTATCCAAAGAACAAGAACTGGCTTAACGAAAAGGACGTGATCGGAACAGTCCTGATGAAGATTCCAAAAGTGGGAATCTTGAGCATTTACCTGAACGAGTACCCGGCGCTGAAGCACGCAATCGTAGGCTTCGCAGTTATCCTGATGCTATCAGGGAAGGGATAG